gatatggggtcaataagacccccacatctcacctctaggctgggaagcctgaaataaaaaaaaaaaaaaaaaaaagctttggctttgatcgtagcggtgagtcggtagaagcaccggagggcggcagaaggggggggggcatcccctctcacctcccgttagaatgatcaagcagtggaacagccgctatgatcattatggtgtagggaatcgctggctgaaaaagctgatatctgaatgattcctgtagctgcacccatcattcagatatccccacacaaagtcaaggacgtcgtatgacggccggcaggcgggaagtggttaaaacgctttttttaacacaaagtggtccatttataccagggatatgcaattagcggacctccagctgttgcagaactacaactcccatgaggcatagcaagactggcagccacaagcatgacacccggaggcatgatgggacttgtagttttgcaacagctgggggtccaCTTATTGCATATCCCCGATTTATACAATACAgaggctgagcatggccgagcatcGGTGAGTACGACTGGGTATgggggggtatggcagagtatcgcggggtatggcagagcattgcagggcattgagtcactgagcagcgctgtgggcactagagatgcagcccacagcgctgctgccatccatccatcaccctctccgctcacagtgtaccgatcggtacacagaggggagaggaaccggcgtcatgaggtgacgccggtttgtttacatgtgatcgctccgtcatttgacgaagcgatcacatggtaaacggccacgatcagcggccataTACCGGTATCCATGATCctgtggacccggcggtcacggatgtgttcgggtgcgtgacccagggggcgcgcgagagtggaattctgggaggacgtcatagtacgacctcccagggttaagcaaccgccctgcagccgtcattcggctatgggccggttgttaagtggttaaccaGGTTAGTTCTGTGCTGACCCTGTCCTGGACACTGCACACAGATCTCCCTCTGGTTTGTCCGAGGAGTCTCTACTCCTCTTTTAGGACATGCTGCCTGAGccctctggctctcctggcttAGTTCCagtggtgtctcccctctggaggaaacacaaataactgcggagccagcaggggaggaggaaatttatagaaggcTAGCGCGgcgtttcctacagaggggaggagccaaggtctcaggtggctgtcctgaaagacgattaggggaaaaacaaggtttacaaccgcttcagccctagaagatttacccccttcctgaccagggccctttttgcgattcggcactgcgtcgctttaaccgacaattgtgcaactttgcacccaaacaaaactcatgtccttttttttcccccacaaatagagctttcttttggtggtatttgatcacctctgcggttgttatttttgccctataaacaaaaaaaagcgacaattttgaaacaaaaatgcaatatttttaactttttgctataataaatataaaaaacatgtcTGCCTGTCTGTCTATGTATATTGAttgggtagggttttttttttttttttttggtagtaatggtggcgatctgtgacactttttgggaccattggcaatttGGCAATTacacagcgatcggtgctataaaaatgcaccgattactgtaaaaatatcactggcagggaaggggttaactgtgttccctagtgtgtgttctaactgaagggggaggggactgtctaggggagatgacagatcactgttgatactttgtatgaacagacaatctgtcttctcccctcagagaaccagaaactgtacACAGATCCCGGTGTGTCTCCAGCGATCGCGGGAGCACGGCGGTGATCACGACCGCCGGGCaatcgcccctagtggccacagggccaagcgacgttacataacgtcgtttcgcccagccgtgccattctgccacagtaaaactgcagtggctggttggcaagtggttaaactgcaaaaaataaaaaaattctacaagttaaCTTGTCCTTTGGCTTTGAGAAAATAGAAGTtttctgtgcccatttgcagcccaaTATATACTTGAGTGCCTGCTTTCACAGAGAGCATCTACTACAATCAGCAGGGGGATCTGAGCAGGTTCACTGCTGATTAGAGCAGAAGAGGATGGAAGTCACATCCATGCCTAGTGGACCTATGTCAGATCTATGGGTGGCGAGGTATAAACAGACTTCACTGTCCATTTACACCAGGCTCCCACCAATCCAGTCTTCAAAAAACAGCAAAGAATGTAGTTCTTTTTCCTCAGACCTGAAGATATGCACCTGTAAAAAATACAAGTCCCGTTTACATCAGCCAGTCCATAATGCTGCATGGATGGACCTTCcgattcaggtccacctgtcagtttttcacgcGGACTTGATCAGAATGCCCATGAGAAAAGGCCCAAAGGTAACTTTTGTAACTAGACTTCATGAGCCTCAATACCCAAACTgagaaacctaaaaaaaaaacttagtacTTAATGCATTTCTCATCACATGGATAGTGTCGGCATCACAATGGGAAATTTATGACATTCAAGGAGATGCAAAACCTAAACAATTTacatagaagaaaagaaaaaaaaaaaaaaaaaaagggtgagggGTAGAGTGCTTACCATACCAAGCTTTCAATACATAGCAAACATCTGCTTGTGAAAACCCCATATCAAACCGCTTCTGCTTCATGTCCCTAGCAAACTGCTCCAGTTCCATCTCACTGAGCATTtcctaaaaagagaaaaaagcaatGTAGTCATTTCTCCCTCATTTTAGGCTTTTACTGCGGCTCATATCTGGAGAcaccctaacttttttttttttttaatccacaatGGGTGCATTTGAGCCTACAAACCACCATCATTGGCATCATGTGTAAAGCTCTGGCTTCTGCAGATGCCTCCTATAGCCGAAGGTCCATCATTAATGATAGGGTGCTGAACCACCCCTGAAAGCTGTAAGGGGGCTACAAatgaagcatgaaaaaaaaaacacacacacacacacacacacacacacacacacacacacacctctaccAATTTTGATTTTAAATATTCAAAATAAGGGGCTCATTTATCTATTAGTGTGCCATTGCCAACCCTGCCTTcttaaaatgctagtttcctgtcTGTCATGTTGATCCATTTTCAGTGTTTGAGATCACAGCCAGGTAACTTAGTATGCAGAAAGGATTTCTGACTTTCCTGATATATAGGACTTGACCTAATTCAGCAATATAAAAGTATTGAATCTAGAGACTAAAAATAGCAAgcccttatttttttttgcatgcacctGGATAGTTACAGCACCAGGTGGGGATAGAAGAAATTAATATAGATTAGGAAGACCTTCAAGGCCAGCTAAAAATCTAGAGACTTTGGCGATCTAGTTGAGCACAAGCCAAGGCTAGAAGCTGCACGCATGGGCACTCACCAGCGTGTCCTCCAAGTCTTTAAACAACGTTTTCTCCTGGGTCCCCACACTGGTCACGGTCTGGCTGGCGAGTGAGTCGCTCTCTTTGACCACCTCTTGGGTGGGGGCGCTGCTGCAGCGGCTACGCTCCATGTTAGCTGCCATGGTCTCCACTGGCATGTTGGGACTCTGGTTAGTCGGTGTCAGATACACTTTGGAGCCTGGAATGTTGGCATTTTTCTGGGTCTGGCTGGAAAAATTGGGGCTTCCTGGCCAGAAGGCTGGATTCCAATCATGGGGGTAATACTGAAGAACTGGGTGACTCACCGATCCATCACAGTCCTCACTCTTCCCAATCTTCCTGCTCTCCGCCATGCAGGAGGTCTCCATGTTTAGTGGATGACTTGGAGGTGCACAGAGATTAAGATGACCAGGGGGCTCCAGCTGAGGAGCATGGTTCCAAGCCATGACCTGAGCCTGGTGCTCCCCCAGATCCCCACCATCTGTCCTCACAACTGGGGAGAAAAAGGCCTGGAAGGGGTGATAGTAACCCCCAGACCCCTCTTGGATGATACCATGGTTCAGGGTAAATGACGGGTAAGCCTGTTGGCTGCACATGACCCCAAGCACTGAAAAGGTCTGTGGTCTAAAGGTTAAGGAAAAGGTTCAAATCCTGCTTTAAGTGCCTGAAAAAACACTCCTTGTCCAGAAGCCCTTCAAGAGCTGAAAAAGCTTGGATGAAACCTTGACACCACCTCCTCACACCTCAACTGTTCCTTCCAGCGTGTCCATGAAGCTGACTCCTCCAACCTGAAAGGCCATTCAATTAAATTGGCCTATTTACTCTAGAGGTGGAgatcccagccccaccccctcaatTGATGGTTATGTTGATTGATCCTATCATTCATTGGTTCTCTGTACAGCAAATAACCCCCACCATCCACCCACCAGGGTGAATTAACTATCTTATTTCCAAATGAATTCAACTCATGAAAAAAAAGTCATAAAGGTAGAAATAAGTGTGGTTGTGCAGGCATCATGGCTGCTAATCACACAGGTGATGCATATATGCAAACATATAATGGATTGCTGAAGGTTAGCAGGAATCTCCATATTAAATGTTCAGCAGGCATTTCTTTGTCAACTTTGATTGGACAGATTCTCCTCTCCTTGTATCATTGCAACAATTTCCCAGCCATTTGGCATCATAAACGTACACCTCAGGTGATTTAGTTTATCAGAGATAATTTATCTCATTTCAGTTCTCAGAGATAAATCTTCTCCTCTGTCCCCGGTTTATGAAGTGGAGAAGATTTGTTCTcagaaggagaagaggagaagtttttcctctgagatcggagtagaagggggaggggctgtgatcTCCGGATACACCTGTGTGATTACAGAGCAGCTGAGTATTAAAAGTGAAACCGAAGTTAAAAAGAGCGtgtaattacatgaaaataataaaaaaaaaacgccagtgcttaactaagtgttttttttttacacaactttTTGGCACATtctttaactagttaaggaccaggcctatttttcagacttggtgtttacaagttaaaatcatttttttttttgctagaaaattattagaacccccaaacattatgtatatactTTTCAGAAACCctaaagaatacaatggcggtcgttgaaaaTACTTTatatatcacaccgtatttgcgcaggtggtcttacaaacgcactttttttggggtaaaaaatacactttgaattataaaataagacaacagtaaagttagcagaattgttttatattgtgaaagataatgttacgctaagtaaattgatacccaacatgtcacgtttcaaaattgcgcccgcttgtagaATAGCGACAAtgtttgacccttaaaaatctccataggcgacgttgaaaaatttctacaggttttcAGTGTTGAGTAACAGagcaggtctagtgctaaaattattgctctagctTTACCGATCGCGACAATactttacatgtgtggtttgaacaccattttcatatgcggaggcgacttacgtatgcgttcgcttctgcacgtgagctcggcgtgACGGGacgctttacttttttttgttcttatttattttactttttatttttacactgtccttttaaaaaaaaaataggtcacttttattcctatcacaaggaatgtaaacatcccttgtaatagaaaaaaaagcatgacaggacctcttaaatatgagatctggggtcaaaaagacctcagatctcacatttacactaaaatgcaataaaaaaatatatatttttttttaacaaaaaataattcccctttaagaccattgggcggaagtgaggtttgacgtcacttccaccatccaatggtatggagccgagcgggggggccatctttccctcacttggctcaaGGCTGTGATGGGAGAGGACCCGATTGTCTCCGCCGATACCGACGACTTCGGAGCACGGCGGAGACAACCTGAGCACGGCGGAGGGGAGCCCTCTCCtgcccccaataaaagtgatcttgcggtgaatccgctgcagagaccacttttatctgaaaggggaccgcccgctgttgaagaggataccggggttatggtagctagctgctgccataaacacGGTATTCCaattcaaacagccgacgtacaacgacggcgggcggtctgcAGGTGGTTAAatgtgtattttggcccttttttattgCTCATTTTGCCGTTTGTTGACATGCCATATTTTTTTAACGTGCATCTGGCCGTtggtttttttattgtgcattttggcacttttttttttttatacacacatatTGGCCCTTTAGCGCACATTTTAGCACAGGTTATATTAACGCACATTTTGGCGCTTCTTTTAGCATGTAGTTCGACACTTTAACGTGCATTTcgattttttttatgcatatttaagCAAACAGCACATTTGCTGGCCACTTTTGGGGTGCCACCAACAATTAATGCATAAGCATATCATGCAGTTTGCATGTGATTCCGGAATGCACACAAAAACGCAGGTAAAACAAATAATCCAAAATACATGTTAACCGGTTCCCAATCGGCTCACGCAGATTTACTGCGGCAAAATAGCTCTCCTGGATGAAATCCCGTATATATACGtttttccctttaagagccgccggaggcACGGGCGCTGCACGGCaagggacccgatgcgcgtgcatgagtgccagcacggggatttgtgtgtggaaacacacaaatccctgtgctgtcagaggagaggagacatgtcgtgtGTTCCTatgagtaggaacaacgatctgtctcgtcttctagtcagtcctatccccatacagttggaacacactgagagaacacaattaaccccttgattgccccctagtgttaaccccttccctaccagtgacatttatacagtaatcagtgcatttttatagcactgatctctgtataattgtcaatggttgtcaatgtgtcaaaagtgtccgatctgtccgttgcaatactgctaaaaatcgcagatcgccgccattactagtaaaagaaaaaaaataataataaaaatggcataaatttttcccatagtttgtagacgctataacttttgtgcaaagcaatcaatatacgcttattgcaaatttttaatcaaaatatgtagaagaatacatatcagcctaaactgatgaagaaattttttttataaaaacatttttggggatatttattatcgcaaaaagtaaaaaatattgtttttttttttcaaaattgttgctcttttttttgtttatagcgtaaaaaataaaaaccgcagaggtgatcaaataccaccaaaagaaagctctatttgtaagaaaaaaaggacgcaaatttagtttgggtacagcgtcgcacggccgcacatttgtcagttaaagcgacgcagtgccaaattgtaagaagtgctctggtcaggaatggggtaaaatcttccggggctgaagtggttaaagaagcaccaaaatgcacataaaaatgtgaGAAAACGCGTTTTAAAAAACAAgccaaaatgtgttttaaaaaaagcagtaaaaagtgcattaaaaaaaatgtaccaaaatgcgcacaaaaaagccccaaaaagccacattggacattttttttgGAATGGAGCGTTGTGAATTTTTTCAATGCACATTTTGGGATGTTGGTAGTGTatttgtcaaatgacaaaatgtgcagcaaaatgcatgtctgctaactgcatttggggtgccattaacaaagaATGGCACCCAAAAGCGCACTgtgtattttgacacaattttacagCGATTTGGAATCGCAGCAAGAATTGCCAGTACTGCCAACAATTCTGcactgctcagatgtgaacaggtcctAAAAGAAAATGCATTATaactacactgtgtgtgtgtgtgtgtgtatatatatatatatatatatatatatatatatatatatatacacacagtggggacggaaagtattcagacccccttaaatttttcactctttgttatattgcagccatttgctaaaatcatttaagttaatttattttcttcattaatgtacacacagcaccccatattgacagaaaaacacagaattgttgacatttttgcagatttattaaccggttcaataccgggcattttcacccccttccttcccagaccaattttaagttttcagcgctgtcgcactttaaacgacaattgcgcggtcgtgcgacgttgtactcaaacaaattgacgtccttttttccccacaaatagagctttcttttggtggtatttgatcacctctgcggtttttattttttgcgctataaacaaaagaagaacgacaattttgaaaaaaacaatattttttactttttgctataataaatatcccaaattgtttttttaaaaaaactaattttttcctcagtttcggccgatacgtattcttctacatatttttggtaaaaaaaaaatcgcaataagcgtatattgattggtttgcgcaaaagttatagcgtctacaaaatacgggatagatttatggcatttttaaaaaaaaaaaatttatttattttttttactagtaatagcggctatcgcaattttttttcgtgactgcgacattatggtggacacatcggacacttttgacacatttttgggaccattcacatttatacagcgatcaatgctataaaattgcattgattactgtgtaaatgtgacaggcagggaaggggttaacctctagggggagaggaggggttaaatgtgtttcctagggaatgcttctaactgtagggggaggggacgtacaaggggaggagaccgatcagtgttccgcagtactgggaacacagatcgctctcctctcacctgacaggacgtggatctgtgtgtttacacacacagatccacggtccggcccggttaacgggcaatcgcgggtgcccggctgaCATCGCaccgcaccgggtcccgagcaacgcggcgggtgcgcacgcgcgcccccggcggcgcgcgcgtgccccctaggcggccgggaacccgaggccatcatatgacgtccacccaggatgggagatcccatctgtggacgtcatattacaatacgccagtactgaagtggttaaaaaagaaaaactgaaatatcacatggccctaagtattcagaccctttgctgtgacactcatatatttaactcaggtgctgtccatttcttctgatcatccttgagatggttctacaccttcatttgagtccagctgtgtttgattatactgattggacttgattagccaAAAGCCAcagacctgtctatataagaccttagagctcacagtgcatgtcagagcaaatgagaatcatgagataaaaggaactgcctgaagagctcagagacagaattgtggcaaggcacagatctggccaaggttacaaaaaaaattctgctgcacttaaggttcctaagagcacagtggcctccataatccttaaatggaagatgtttgggacgaccagaacccttcctagagctggccgtccggccaaactgagctatcgggggagaagagccttggtgagagaggtaaagaagaacccaaagatcactgtggctgagctccagagatgcagtcgggagatgggagaaagttgtagaaagtcaaccatcactgcagccctccaccagtcggggctttatggcagagtggcccgatg
This window of the Aquarana catesbeiana isolate 2022-GZ linkage group LG01, ASM4218655v1, whole genome shotgun sequence genome carries:
- the LOC141126507 gene encoding POU domain, class 5, transcription factor 1.1-like, with amino-acid sequence MCSQQAYPSFTLNHGIIQEGSGGYYHPFQAFFSPVVRTDGGDLGEHQAQVMAWNHAPQLEPPGHLNLCAPPSHPLNMETSCMAESRKIGKSEDCDGSVSHPVLQYYPHDWNPAFWPGSPNFSSQTQKNANIPGSKVYLTPTNQSPNMPVETMAANMERSRCSSAPTQEVVKESDSLASQTVTSVGTQEKTLFKDLEDTLEMLSEMELEQFARDMKQKRFDMGFSQADVCYVLKAWYGKTFSPTTIAKFESVKLSYRYMCRIKLFLQRWLKDIEKNEHLQEMIHHEQALALSRKRKRRTDLNKIAEDCLEIFFMKKPKPDPQQLEQIADFLQIETDVVYVWFCNRLQSLVVKEPSNKNYEPQPIVPHVGVFSHQEMPFLGYRSGSPPMYNPAFHHKNMFQQHVPHGLQHGNQIC